One Microbacterium esteraromaticum genomic window carries:
- a CDS encoding cysteine desulfurase family protein, protein MRHYLDHAATTPLRPGARAAWLAASESVGNASSTHGAGQDARRLLEDSRDRVAAVLGCEAIEVVFTSGGTESINTALRGLWTARRSGTEAIVLPDAEHHATIDTVAALEREGAEVRSVGVDDVGRIDAAAFGAALEGAALATALVANNEVGTVNDATALSAAAASAAVPLHLDAVAACGHLPLAFRELRGEAPQGAGLVAMSIAGHKIGAPVGTGALVVARSALMAPLLRGGMQQRGLRAGTQDVAGAAALACALAETAAERENEGIRLAALRDRLVAGIMRSVPSAILLGDPDDRLPGNAHIVFPGAVGESLLFLLDMAGISASTGSACQAGVAEPSHVVLAMGRSEQDARSVLRFTLGASSTEDDVDAVVAAMSDAVARARR, encoded by the coding sequence ATGCGGCACTATCTCGACCACGCGGCCACCACGCCGTTGCGCCCCGGCGCCCGTGCGGCCTGGCTCGCCGCATCCGAGAGCGTCGGCAACGCCTCGTCCACGCATGGGGCTGGCCAGGACGCCCGTCGCCTGCTCGAGGACTCGCGCGACCGGGTCGCCGCGGTGCTCGGCTGCGAGGCGATCGAGGTTGTCTTCACCTCAGGGGGCACGGAGTCGATCAACACGGCGCTGCGGGGTCTGTGGACGGCACGCCGCTCCGGTACCGAGGCGATCGTGCTCCCGGATGCCGAGCATCACGCCACGATCGACACGGTGGCCGCTCTCGAGCGCGAGGGGGCGGAGGTCCGCTCGGTCGGCGTCGACGATGTCGGCCGCATCGATGCGGCGGCCTTCGGCGCGGCTCTGGAGGGCGCGGCGTTGGCGACGGCGCTCGTCGCGAACAACGAGGTCGGGACCGTGAACGATGCGACAGCGCTGAGCGCCGCGGCGGCATCGGCGGCGGTGCCGCTGCACCTCGATGCGGTCGCGGCCTGCGGGCACCTTCCGCTCGCGTTCCGGGAGCTGCGAGGGGAGGCGCCACAGGGGGCGGGGCTGGTCGCGATGAGCATCGCGGGTCACAAGATCGGCGCGCCGGTGGGGACGGGCGCACTCGTGGTCGCGCGCAGCGCTCTGATGGCCCCGCTCCTGCGTGGCGGGATGCAGCAGCGCGGCCTGCGCGCCGGCACCCAGGACGTGGCCGGTGCGGCAGCCCTCGCGTGCGCTCTGGCGGAGACGGCTGCCGAGCGAGAGAATGAGGGCATCCGGCTCGCAGCCCTCCGCGACAGGCTCGTCGCGGGGATCATGCGGTCCGTCCCGTCCGCCATCCTGCTCGGCGACCCGGACGATCGTCTGCCGGGCAACGCCCACATCGTATTCCCCGGCGCGGTAGGGGAGAGCCTGCTCTTCCTGCTCGACATGGCCGGCATCTCGGCATCCACCGGCTCGGCGTGCCAGGCCGGCGTCGCCGAGCCGTCGCACGTCGTGCTGGCGATGGGGCGAAGCGAGCAGGACGCGCGCAGCGTGCTTCGGTTCACACTGGGGGCGTCATCGACCGAGGATGACGTCGACGCCGTCGTCGCGGCGATGTCGGATGCCGTCGCACGCGCGCGACGCTGA
- a CDS encoding alpha-1,4-glucan--maltose-1-phosphate maltosyltransferase, with the protein MAAQTAPESAGLRSPAQIPLRPAAETTAPEGLRTGRIPLFSPTPHVPQGFPAKAFAGEAVPFDVVSFREGHDLIGVHLRLSSPDGTESLHRMRPLADGTDRWRTTVAIDTSGDWRYRFEGFSDDYATWAHAADVKAAAGVDVAVMCALGVQLLAAAGKEQDRPSGEMRMLRTAATTLRKAQKTADADALRAVAVDTALTAAFAARPLASLGSVTEWLPLRVERRLAGVGAWYEFFPRSEGAVRRKDGSVKSGTFRTAAKRLPGVAGMGFDVVYLVPIHPIGETNRKGRNNTLTTEPGDPGSPYAIGSADGGHDAIHPELGTEKDLRAFIRAAAKEGLEIALDLALQASPDHPWVSEHPEWFTTLPDGTIAYAENPPKKYQDIYPINFDNDPAGSYAEMLRVVKHWVGLGVRIFRVDNPHTKPLQFWEWLITEVNAEDPGVIFLAEAFTRPAVMRALAAVGFQQSYSYFTWRNTKAELEEFLTSVSQETSDYMRPNVFVNTHDILTEYLQYGGRAAYRIRACIAATAAPVWGVYAGYELIENVARPGSEENIDNEKYEYKFRDWEGAEERGESLAPLLRRLNEIRRAHPALGQLRNFSAHWSDDDAVLVYSKHLDAAFTGTGRDDTVIVVANVDPHSVRETTVHLDTTIWGVEPGEAFEVEDLLTGAVWTWTDHNYVRLDAFAEPVHILKVKERS; encoded by the coding sequence GTGGCAGCACAGACAGCACCTGAATCTGCGGGCCTGAGAAGCCCCGCACAGATCCCTCTGCGCCCCGCCGCCGAGACCACAGCACCCGAAGGGCTGAGAACCGGGCGGATACCGCTCTTCTCCCCCACACCGCACGTCCCCCAGGGCTTCCCCGCCAAGGCCTTCGCCGGAGAGGCGGTGCCGTTCGACGTGGTCTCGTTCCGCGAGGGCCACGATCTGATCGGCGTGCACCTGCGCCTGTCCTCCCCCGACGGAACCGAGTCGCTGCACAGAATGCGCCCGCTCGCCGACGGCACCGACCGCTGGCGAACGACGGTCGCGATCGACACGAGTGGCGACTGGCGCTACCGCTTCGAGGGCTTCTCCGACGATTACGCCACCTGGGCGCATGCCGCCGACGTCAAGGCCGCGGCCGGGGTCGACGTGGCGGTGATGTGCGCACTCGGCGTGCAGCTGCTCGCGGCTGCCGGGAAGGAGCAGGATCGCCCGTCGGGCGAGATGCGGATGCTCAGGACCGCCGCGACGACGCTCAGGAAGGCGCAGAAGACGGCTGATGCCGATGCACTACGTGCGGTGGCTGTCGACACCGCGCTGACGGCGGCGTTCGCCGCACGCCCGCTCGCCTCGCTCGGATCGGTCACCGAGTGGCTGCCGCTGCGCGTCGAGCGGAGGCTGGCCGGAGTCGGCGCCTGGTATGAGTTCTTCCCCCGCTCCGAGGGTGCGGTCCGCCGCAAGGACGGCTCCGTGAAGAGCGGAACGTTCCGCACTGCGGCGAAGCGGCTTCCCGGGGTCGCCGGCATGGGCTTCGACGTCGTCTACCTCGTACCGATCCACCCGATCGGCGAGACCAACCGCAAGGGGCGCAACAACACACTGACGACCGAGCCGGGCGACCCCGGTTCGCCGTACGCGATCGGCTCCGCCGACGGCGGTCACGATGCCATCCATCCCGAGCTCGGCACCGAGAAGGACCTTCGGGCGTTCATCCGTGCCGCCGCGAAGGAAGGCCTCGAAATCGCGCTCGATCTCGCGCTGCAGGCGTCGCCGGACCACCCCTGGGTGAGCGAGCATCCCGAGTGGTTCACCACGCTGCCCGACGGCACGATCGCCTACGCCGAGAATCCGCCGAAGAAGTATCAGGACATCTACCCGATCAACTTCGACAACGACCCCGCCGGCAGCTACGCCGAGATGCTCCGAGTCGTCAAGCACTGGGTGGGGCTGGGGGTGAGGATCTTCCGAGTCGACAATCCGCACACCAAGCCGCTGCAGTTCTGGGAATGGCTGATCACCGAGGTGAACGCCGAGGATCCCGGCGTGATCTTCCTCGCGGAGGCGTTCACCCGCCCCGCGGTGATGCGCGCACTGGCCGCCGTGGGGTTCCAGCAGAGCTATTCATACTTCACCTGGCGCAACACCAAGGCCGAGCTGGAGGAGTTCCTCACGTCGGTCTCGCAGGAGACCAGTGACTACATGCGGCCGAACGTGTTCGTGAACACGCACGACATCCTCACCGAGTACCTGCAGTACGGCGGTCGCGCGGCGTACCGCATCCGCGCCTGCATCGCCGCGACCGCCGCTCCGGTCTGGGGCGTGTACGCCGGGTATGAGCTGATCGAGAACGTCGCCCGACCCGGATCCGAGGAGAACATCGACAACGAGAAGTACGAGTACAAGTTCCGCGACTGGGAAGGCGCCGAGGAGCGCGGCGAATCCCTCGCACCGCTCCTGCGCCGGTTGAACGAGATCCGCCGCGCGCACCCCGCGCTCGGTCAGCTGCGCAACTTCTCGGCGCACTGGAGCGACGACGACGCCGTGCTGGTCTACTCGAAGCATCTGGATGCCGCGTTCACCGGAACCGGACGCGACGACACCGTCATCGTGGTCGCGAACGTCGATCCGCACTCGGTGCGCGAGACGACGGTGCACCTCGACACCACCATCTGGGGTGTCGAGCCGGGCGAGGCGTTCGAGGTCGAGGATCTGCTCACCGGGGCGGTATGGACCTGGACCGACCACAACTACGTGCGCCTCGACGCGTTCGCCGAGCCGGTGCACATCCTGAAGGTGAAGGAGCGATCATGA
- the glgX gene encoding glycogen debranching protein GlgX, translating into MPALPLPPLGGDTLNDLGVRLHDGVGTLRVWSQNASSVELVVFDEDDLDWETATLPLERQTGGIWQITTDLLQAGTRYALRVDGPHGPGNIFNPEMLLLDPYARGLAQGDGYEEWRSVVIADGFDWGDVGKPAVPMDETVIYEGHIKGLTKRHPGVPAALHGTYAGLAHPAMTDYLRELGVTAVELLPVQAFVSEPRLLERGLTNYWGYNTLNFFTPHTAYASESARRAGPEAVLAEFKGMVKLLHQAGIEVILDVVYNHTSEEGIGGPRSSFRGIDNALYYRQLADGAYVDTTGCGNTLNTSADAPARLVLDSLRYWATEMQVDGFRFDLATALARNSGHEYDTEHPLLRAIAEDPALQDVKIIAEPWDVGLGGWQTGNFPAGWSEWNDRYRDRARNFWLSDIDYARRASAPVGIGGFANRLAGSANTYSQERGPLASVNFVTAHDGFTLHDLVTYDVKHNEANGEQNRDGADVNRSFNHGVEGETDNPAITAARRKAMRNLMGTLLLSAGIPMITAGDEFGRTQKGNNNAYCHDSPLTWLNWAHEPWQKDLLAHVTLLTRLRAENRALRPARYAVLGEHVPEASEMEWFDQNGETMEVEQWNDPRNRTLQYVATSDPHDGESNRILLIVHGTEAPIDVRLPDDLDGATAFVSLWSSADEAPPSERRRYLPGDVLPITGTSMQLFRVE; encoded by the coding sequence ATGCCCGCTCTGCCCTTGCCGCCGCTCGGCGGCGACACCCTCAACGACCTCGGCGTGCGCCTGCACGACGGCGTCGGCACCCTGCGCGTCTGGTCGCAGAACGCGTCATCCGTCGAGCTCGTCGTCTTCGACGAGGACGACCTCGACTGGGAGACCGCGACGCTGCCTCTCGAACGGCAGACCGGCGGCATCTGGCAGATCACGACGGATCTGCTGCAGGCGGGAACCCGCTACGCCCTGCGCGTGGACGGGCCGCACGGCCCAGGCAACATCTTCAACCCCGAGATGCTGCTGCTCGACCCGTACGCGCGCGGCCTCGCGCAGGGTGACGGATACGAGGAGTGGCGCTCCGTCGTCATCGCCGACGGCTTCGACTGGGGCGACGTCGGCAAGCCCGCCGTGCCGATGGACGAGACCGTCATCTACGAGGGCCACATCAAAGGGCTCACGAAGAGACATCCGGGCGTCCCGGCCGCCCTGCACGGCACGTACGCCGGGCTCGCCCACCCGGCCATGACCGACTACCTGAGAGAGCTCGGGGTGACCGCTGTCGAGCTGCTGCCCGTGCAGGCCTTCGTGTCGGAGCCGAGGCTCCTCGAGCGCGGGCTCACCAACTACTGGGGCTACAACACCCTCAACTTCTTCACCCCGCACACCGCCTATGCGAGCGAATCGGCGCGCCGCGCCGGTCCGGAGGCCGTCCTCGCCGAGTTCAAGGGCATGGTCAAGCTGCTGCACCAGGCCGGGATCGAGGTCATCCTCGACGTCGTGTACAACCACACCAGCGAAGAGGGCATCGGCGGCCCCCGCTCGAGCTTCCGCGGCATCGACAACGCGCTCTACTACCGCCAGCTCGCGGACGGCGCCTACGTCGACACGACCGGCTGCGGCAACACGCTCAACACCTCCGCGGACGCGCCGGCCCGGCTCGTGCTGGACTCGCTGCGATACTGGGCGACCGAGATGCAGGTCGACGGGTTCCGGTTCGACCTCGCAACCGCGCTGGCGCGCAACAGCGGCCACGAGTACGACACCGAGCATCCGCTGCTGCGGGCGATCGCCGAGGATCCGGCACTCCAGGACGTGAAGATCATCGCCGAGCCGTGGGACGTCGGTCTCGGCGGCTGGCAGACGGGCAACTTCCCCGCCGGCTGGAGCGAGTGGAACGACCGGTACCGCGATCGAGCGCGCAACTTCTGGCTCAGCGACATCGACTACGCGCGCCGGGCATCGGCCCCCGTCGGGATCGGCGGCTTCGCGAACCGTCTCGCCGGATCGGCGAACACCTACTCGCAGGAGCGCGGGCCGCTGGCCAGCGTCAACTTCGTCACCGCGCACGACGGCTTCACACTGCATGACCTGGTGACCTACGACGTGAAGCACAACGAGGCCAACGGCGAGCAGAACCGCGACGGCGCCGATGTGAACCGCTCGTTCAACCACGGCGTCGAGGGCGAGACCGACAACCCCGCGATCACCGCGGCGCGCCGCAAGGCGATGCGCAACCTCATGGGCACTCTGCTGCTTTCTGCCGGGATCCCCATGATCACCGCGGGCGATGAGTTCGGACGCACGCAGAAGGGCAACAACAACGCCTACTGTCACGACTCCCCGCTGACCTGGCTGAACTGGGCGCACGAGCCGTGGCAGAAGGATCTGCTCGCACACGTCACCCTGCTCACGCGTCTCCGCGCCGAGAACCGCGCATTGCGACCGGCACGCTACGCGGTGCTCGGCGAGCACGTGCCCGAGGCGTCCGAGATGGAGTGGTTCGACCAGAACGGCGAGACCATGGAGGTCGAGCAGTGGAACGACCCCCGCAACCGCACGCTGCAGTATGTCGCGACCAGCGACCCTCATGATGGGGAGAGCAATCGCATCCTCCTGATCGTGCACGGCACGGAGGCCCCGATCGACGTCCGGCTGCCCGACGATCTCGACGGCGCGACCGCCTTCGTGTCCCTCTGGTCGAGTGCGGACGAGGCCCCTCCCAGCGAGCGCAGACGGTATCTTCCGGGCGATGTGCTGCCCATCACAGGCACCTCGATGCAGCTCTTCCGGGTGGAGTGA
- the ligA gene encoding NAD-dependent DNA ligase LigA: MPENISLTDARAEAEELTTRILEAKDAYYGRDTSIVDDATYDGWMRRLEELERLHPELQGQDSPTQMVGAAEATGLATIEHAERMLSLDNVFSTDELREWAAKTEAASGRDVAWLTELKIDGLAINLRYENGVLTSAATRGDGRVGEIVTENALRLADIPERLSGEGHPEIVEVRGEVFIPVAAFERLNAAQASFRDRVYAEARDRWEARGGAKKSFDDEKARTAAARRFPAFANPRNAASGGLRQQIDKKTGLEREAGLLRIDSLSLYVHGIGAWTNPPVAAQSEVYELLAQWGLPTSPHTKVCRSIDEVEGFVAYFGEHRHDVEHELDGIVVKVDELALHDELGTTSRAPRWAIAYKYPPEEVQTRLLDIVVSVGRTGRATPFAVMEPAHVAGSVVRQATLHNKDVVKAKGVLIGDTVVLRKAGDVIPEVLGPVSEKRDGTEREFVMPERCPECDTPLRPMKEGDIDLRCPNARSCPAQVRGRVEHIGSRGALDIEALGEVTAAALTQPSHPSVPPLETEAGLFDLTLEQIVPIEVVVRDSETGLPKEDDDGIVKTRSPFRRNPSAAEKKQGLDGPQPSSQAVKLLGELEKAKTKELWRLLVSLNIRHVGPVAARALAQWFGSLEAIRAATRDELAAVEGVGGIIADSLLSWFEVDWHQDIVRQWAEAGVQWSTPGHPGPGAAVAAGGVLEGLTVVATGSLDGYTREGAQEAIIKAGGKAAASVSKKTDFVAAGPGAGSKLAKAEALGVRILDAAQFHILVTEGPAALDA; the protein is encoded by the coding sequence GTGCCCGAGAACATCTCGCTGACAGACGCCCGCGCTGAAGCCGAAGAGCTGACGACCCGCATCCTCGAGGCGAAGGACGCGTACTACGGGCGCGACACGTCGATCGTCGACGATGCCACCTACGACGGCTGGATGCGCCGACTCGAGGAGCTCGAACGGCTGCATCCCGAGCTGCAGGGGCAGGACTCGCCGACGCAGATGGTCGGCGCGGCAGAGGCGACGGGCTTGGCGACGATCGAGCACGCAGAGCGGATGCTCAGCCTCGACAACGTGTTCTCCACAGACGAGCTGCGCGAATGGGCGGCCAAGACCGAGGCCGCATCGGGTCGCGATGTCGCCTGGCTCACCGAGCTGAAGATCGACGGGCTGGCGATCAACCTGCGGTATGAGAACGGCGTGCTCACCTCAGCCGCGACGCGCGGCGACGGCCGCGTCGGCGAGATCGTGACCGAGAACGCGCTGCGTCTCGCCGACATCCCCGAGCGGCTGAGCGGCGAGGGGCACCCGGAGATCGTCGAGGTCCGAGGCGAGGTGTTCATCCCCGTGGCCGCGTTCGAGCGGCTCAACGCCGCTCAGGCGTCGTTCCGTGATCGCGTATACGCGGAGGCTCGTGATCGCTGGGAGGCGCGGGGCGGCGCGAAGAAGTCGTTCGACGATGAGAAGGCGCGCACCGCCGCCGCGCGACGATTCCCCGCGTTCGCGAATCCGCGCAACGCCGCCAGCGGCGGCCTGCGTCAGCAGATCGACAAGAAGACCGGCCTCGAGCGCGAAGCGGGTCTGCTGCGCATCGACTCGCTGTCCCTCTACGTGCACGGTATCGGCGCGTGGACGAACCCTCCTGTCGCCGCGCAGAGCGAGGTGTACGAGCTGCTGGCGCAATGGGGCCTTCCGACCAGCCCGCACACGAAGGTGTGCCGCAGCATCGACGAGGTCGAGGGCTTCGTCGCATACTTCGGTGAGCATCGGCACGACGTCGAGCACGAACTCGACGGCATCGTCGTCAAGGTCGACGAGCTCGCGCTGCACGACGAGCTCGGCACCACGAGCCGGGCTCCGCGCTGGGCCATCGCCTACAAGTACCCGCCCGAGGAGGTGCAGACCAGGCTGCTCGACATCGTCGTGTCGGTGGGGCGCACAGGCAGAGCGACCCCGTTCGCCGTGATGGAGCCCGCGCACGTCGCCGGCTCGGTGGTGCGGCAGGCGACCCTGCACAACAAGGACGTCGTCAAGGCGAAGGGGGTGCTTATCGGCGACACCGTCGTGCTCCGCAAGGCCGGCGACGTGATCCCGGAGGTTCTGGGGCCGGTCTCCGAGAAGCGCGACGGCACCGAACGCGAGTTCGTCATGCCGGAGCGATGCCCCGAGTGCGATACGCCGCTGCGGCCCATGAAGGAGGGCGACATCGACCTGCGCTGTCCGAACGCCCGATCATGCCCCGCGCAGGTGCGTGGCCGCGTCGAGCACATCGGATCCCGTGGCGCGCTCGACATCGAGGCGCTGGGAGAGGTGACCGCAGCGGCGCTCACGCAGCCGAGCCACCCTTCCGTCCCGCCGCTCGAGACCGAGGCCGGGCTGTTCGATCTCACACTCGAGCAGATCGTGCCGATCGAGGTCGTCGTCCGGGACTCCGAGACAGGGCTGCCGAAGGAGGACGATGACGGCATCGTCAAGACCCGGTCGCCGTTCCGTCGCAACCCGAGCGCCGCGGAGAAGAAGCAGGGGCTGGACGGTCCGCAGCCGTCGTCGCAGGCGGTGAAGCTCCTGGGCGAGCTCGAGAAGGCGAAGACGAAGGAGCTCTGGCGGCTGCTCGTATCGCTCAACATCCGCCACGTCGGACCTGTCGCGGCGCGCGCTCTCGCGCAGTGGTTCGGCTCGTTGGAGGCCATCCGCGCCGCCACCCGCGACGAGCTCGCCGCGGTCGAGGGCGTGGGCGGCATCATCGCCGACTCGCTGCTCAGCTGGTTCGAGGTCGACTGGCACCAGGACATCGTGCGGCAGTGGGCCGAGGCGGGGGTGCAATGGTCGACGCCGGGACACCCCGGCCCGGGAGCCGCCGTCGCCGCCGGGGGAGTGCTCGAGGGACTCACCGTCGTCGCGACCGGCAGCCTCGACGGCTACACCCGCGAGGGCGCGCAGGAGGCGATCATCAAGGCCGGCGGTAAAGCTGCCGCGTCGGTGTCGAAGAAGACCGACTTCGTCGCGGCCGGCCCTGGCGCGGGGTCGAAGCTCGCGAAGGCCGAGGCATTGGGCGTGCGCATCCTCGATGCCGCGCAGTTCCACATCCTCGTCACAGAGGGTCCGGCCGCCCTCGACGCGTGA
- the glgB gene encoding 1,4-alpha-glucan branching protein GlgB, protein MSYLEDVAASAEWVAVAQATHHDPHAVLGAHPRTDSVGRTSTTIRARRPLAETVQAVFDDGSRLDLAHVAHGIWEGGHSGPPVTYRIATTYEGGEENVAGDPYRHLSALGDLDIHLIGEGRHERLWEVLGSHPRALDGEQGVDFAVWAPNASAVRVVGDFNAWNGEGHAMRSMGASGVWELFVPDVQVGARYKYEILDVDGRWRLKADPMAQESELPPATASVVTLSAYRWNDGAWLTRRAATHAVAQPMSVYEVHLGSWRGGLTYRDAADPLIAHVQATGFTHVEFMPLAEHPFGGSWGYQVSGYYAATSRFGSPDDLRYLIDRLHQAGIGVIMDWVPGHFPKDDFALARFDGTALYEHSDPRRGEHQDWGTLVFDYGRNEVRNFLVANALFWLSEFHVDGLRVDAVASMLYLDYSRKAGEWEPNIHGGRENLEAIRFLQEVNATAYRQHKGIVMIAEESTAFPGVTAPTDHAGLGFGFKWNMGWMNDSLEYMKRDPLHRSHHEGEMTFSFVYAFGENYMLPISHDEVVHGKGSLISRMPGDHAHKLANLRAYLGFMWGHPGKKLLFMGQEFGQIGEWSVDRELDWWLLDQPSHAQLQSLVGSLNSVYRSQSPLWERDNDGSSFSRLGAPSWDPSVIAFERRDAHSGRLVVISNFAGVTRTGYRLALPVEGAWQEILNTDAAAFGGHDTGNLGMISAHRDDEDAPAIATVTLPALSTLWFRHQPDPHLPTPSQW, encoded by the coding sequence ATGAGCTATCTCGAGGACGTCGCGGCGTCGGCGGAGTGGGTCGCGGTGGCGCAGGCCACCCATCACGATCCTCATGCGGTTCTCGGCGCGCATCCGCGAACCGACTCGGTCGGTCGCACCAGCACCACCATCCGAGCCAGGCGCCCCCTGGCCGAGACCGTGCAGGCGGTCTTCGACGACGGGTCGAGGCTCGATCTCGCGCACGTCGCGCACGGCATCTGGGAGGGCGGCCACAGTGGACCGCCCGTGACCTATCGGATCGCGACCACGTACGAGGGGGGCGAGGAGAACGTGGCAGGTGATCCCTACCGTCACCTCAGCGCGCTGGGCGATCTCGACATCCATCTCATCGGCGAGGGCCGCCACGAGCGCCTCTGGGAGGTGCTCGGGTCGCACCCGCGCGCGCTGGACGGCGAGCAGGGCGTCGATTTCGCGGTGTGGGCCCCGAACGCCTCCGCCGTGAGGGTGGTCGGCGACTTCAACGCGTGGAACGGCGAAGGTCACGCGATGCGATCGATGGGGGCGAGCGGGGTCTGGGAGCTGTTCGTACCCGATGTCCAGGTCGGCGCGCGCTACAAGTACGAGATCCTCGACGTCGACGGGCGGTGGCGGCTGAAGGCCGACCCCATGGCGCAGGAGTCCGAGCTGCCGCCGGCGACGGCGTCGGTCGTCACCCTCAGCGCGTATCGCTGGAATGACGGCGCCTGGCTGACCCGGCGGGCTGCGACGCATGCCGTCGCGCAGCCGATGTCGGTGTACGAAGTGCATCTTGGTTCCTGGCGAGGCGGGCTCACCTACCGGGATGCAGCCGACCCGCTGATCGCGCACGTGCAGGCGACCGGCTTCACGCACGTGGAGTTCATGCCCCTCGCAGAGCACCCGTTCGGCGGCTCGTGGGGGTATCAGGTCAGCGGCTACTACGCGGCCACGAGCCGGTTCGGCTCGCCGGACGACCTGCGATACCTCATCGACCGACTGCATCAGGCGGGCATCGGCGTGATCATGGACTGGGTACCAGGACACTTCCCCAAGGACGACTTCGCGCTGGCCCGTTTCGACGGCACCGCACTGTACGAGCACAGCGACCCCCGACGCGGCGAGCACCAGGACTGGGGCACCCTCGTCTTCGACTACGGCCGCAATGAGGTGCGCAACTTCCTCGTCGCGAACGCCCTCTTCTGGCTGAGCGAGTTCCACGTCGACGGCCTGCGGGTCGACGCCGTGGCCTCGATGCTCTATCTCGACTACTCGCGCAAGGCCGGCGAATGGGAGCCGAACATCCACGGCGGTCGTGAGAACCTCGAAGCGATCCGCTTTCTGCAGGAGGTGAACGCGACCGCATACCGCCAGCACAAGGGCATCGTCATGATCGCAGAGGAGTCCACCGCCTTCCCCGGGGTGACTGCACCCACCGACCATGCCGGCCTGGGCTTCGGGTTCAAGTGGAACATGGGCTGGATGAACGACTCGCTCGAGTACATGAAGCGAGACCCGCTGCACCGTTCGCACCACGAGGGCGAGATGACCTTCTCGTTCGTCTACGCGTTCGGTGAGAACTACATGCTGCCGATCAGCCACGACGAGGTCGTGCATGGCAAGGGCAGTCTCATCTCGCGGATGCCGGGCGATCACGCGCACAAGCTCGCGAACCTGCGAGCGTATCTCGGGTTCATGTGGGGTCATCCGGGCAAGAAGCTGTTGTTCATGGGCCAGGAGTTCGGGCAGATCGGCGAGTGGTCGGTCGACCGGGAACTCGACTGGTGGCTGCTGGATCAGCCGTCGCACGCGCAGCTGCAGAGCCTGGTCGGCTCGCTCAACTCCGTCTACCGATCCCAGTCGCCGCTCTGGGAGCGGGACAACGACGGAAGCTCGTTCTCTCGCCTCGGAGCACCGAGCTGGGACCCGAGTGTGATCGCGTTCGAGCGGCGGGATGCCCACAGCGGCCGTCTGGTCGTCATCTCGAACTTCGCAGGGGTGACCCGCACCGGCTACCGACTCG
- the mnmA gene encoding tRNA 2-thiouridine(34) synthase MnmA: MRVLAAMSGGVDSAVAAARAVDAGHDVVGVHLALSRAGGTLRTGSRGCCTIEDAMDARRVADLLGIPFYVWDFSERFRDDVIDDFISEYKAGRTPNPCLRCNEKIKFAALLERAIELGFDAVCTGHYATLVDGEGGLELHRASDSAKDQSYVLGVLDAQQLAHTYFPLGDTPSKALVRAEAAERGITVAQKPDSHDICFIPDGDTRGWLAEKVGTATGDIVDRNGDVIGTHDGAHSFTVGQRRGLRLGVPASDGKPRFVLEVRPITNTVVVGPKEALAIAEISGERFSWAGAAPEASDFSCEVQIRAHAEPVPAHAHVTDAGVRVVPEVPLDGVAPGQSAVIYVGSRVLGQFTIDTTVSAVPIGA, translated from the coding sequence ATGCGAGTTCTTGCGGCGATGAGCGGCGGTGTCGACTCGGCGGTTGCGGCGGCTCGCGCGGTCGACGCCGGGCACGACGTCGTCGGCGTGCACCTCGCGCTCTCCAGAGCCGGCGGGACGCTCCGCACCGGAAGCCGGGGATGCTGCACGATCGAGGACGCGATGGACGCCAGGCGCGTGGCCGACCTGCTGGGCATCCCGTTCTACGTCTGGGACTTCTCGGAGCGCTTCCGCGACGATGTCATCGACGACTTCATCTCCGAGTACAAGGCGGGGCGCACCCCGAACCCCTGCCTGCGCTGCAACGAGAAGATCAAGTTCGCCGCCCTCCTCGAGCGTGCGATCGAGCTCGGGTTCGACGCGGTCTGCACCGGGCACTACGCGACCCTCGTGGACGGCGAAGGGGGGCTCGAACTGCATCGCGCCTCCGACTCGGCCAAAGACCAGTCCTACGTGCTCGGCGTGCTCGATGCCCAGCAGCTCGCCCACACCTACTTCCCGCTCGGTGACACGCCCTCCAAGGCGCTGGTGCGCGCCGAGGCCGCCGAGCGCGGCATCACCGTCGCGCAGAAGCCCGACAGCCACGACATCTGCTTCATCCCGGATGGCGACACGCGCGGCTGGCTCGCCGAGAAGGTCGGCACGGCGACGGGCGACATCGTCGACCGCAACGGCGATGTGATCGGCACGCACGACGGCGCGCACTCGTTCACGGTGGGGCAGCGCAGAGGTCTGCGCCTCGGCGTCCCGGCCTCCGACGGCAAGCCGCGCTTCGTGCTCGAGGTGCGCCCGATCACGAACACGGTCGTCGTCGGTCCCAAGGAGGCGCTCGCGATCGCCGAGATCTCGGGGGAGCGCTTCTCGTGGGCGGGCGCGGCGCCGGAGGCATCCGACTTCTCATGCGAGGTGCAGATCCGCGCCCACGCCGAACCCGTGCCGGCCCATGCGCACGTGACGGACGCAGGAGTGCGCGTCGTTCCTGAGGTGCCGCTCGACGGCGTGGCTCCCGGGCAGAGCGCGGTCATCTACGTCGGCAGCCGCGTGCTCGGACAGTTCACGATCGACACCACGGTGTCGGCCGTTCCGATCGGCGCCTGA